The following DNA comes from Pseudomonas sp. Tri1.
GATCCGCACCGTGCGCAACAGCGGCTACCTCTTCAGCCCCCACGTGGTGAAGCGATGAAATACACTCGACGGCCATGGGATACGCTGGCGCGATGGATCGCCCTGACCACCCTGGTTGCCATGCTCACGTTGCTGGCCCTGAACGCGCTGTTCAGCCAATTGGCTGATGCCTGGGCCCGCCCGCCCCTGATGGAAACCGGCCTGATTGAAAAGATCGCCGCCATCACCCGCATCATCGACTCGGCAGCGCCCGAACAGCGGCCCACCATTGCCAGGACGGCCAGTGACCCGATCTTCAACACGCAATGGCTCCAACGCCATGAAGATGCCAAGCTGCCAGTGATCGACGACCCCGAATACAGTGATGGCGCACTGCGGTTGCGCCAACAGTTGGGCCGGCCCGATGCGAGGATGGAAGGCTATGAGCCAAGCGATTGGCCCGCCGGCCAGCCCGGCGCACGCTACGCCGCGATGATCGAATTGACCGACCACTCGTGGGTCATGTTTTCCCTGCCAGCGCGCAGTTGGGGACTGGAGGAATGGGAGCGCAGCCTGATCATGCTGGCGCTGATCCTAGTGTCGACGATTATCGTCGCACTGATCGCCACGCGACACCTGGCAGCACCCTTGCAACGCTTTGCCGAAGGCGCCAGACGCTTCGGCGTGGATCACAAGGCACCGCCTATCCCCGTCGTCGGCCCCCATGAAATCCGCCAGGCGATCCTCGCCTTCAATGCCATGCAGGCCCAGCTAAAGCACTTCATCGAGGACCGCACCCAGATGCTCGCCGCCATCTCCCACGACCTGCGCACGCCCTTGACCCGCATGCGCCTGCGTGGCGAGTTCATCGAGGATGCCGAGCAGCAATCCCGGCTGTTCAGGGACGTCGATGAAATGCAGGCGATGATCAACTCAGCCCTGGAGTTCTTCCGCGACGACGCCCGGCTTGAACATGCCACCGCGTTCGACCTGGCCGAACTGCTGCACACCATCGTCGATGACCTCAAGGACGCCGGCATCGAGGTTGGGTTCGAAGGCGCCCAGCGCCTGGTTTATGTCGGCCGGCCCATCGGCATCAAGCGCGCCTTGGTCAACCTGATCGACAACGCGATCAAATATGGCGGCGAGCCGACGGTTCGCCTCGAAGCCGACGCCAATCGAGTGGATATTCGCATCCTGGACCAAGGGCCGGGCATCGCCGCCCAATACCTTGAGCAGGTCTTCACGCCGTTCTTTCGCATCGAAGGCTCTCGCAACAAGCACACCGGCGGCGTCGGGCTGGGCTTGTCGGCGGCCCGGGCGACGGTGCTGGAGCATGGCGGGACTCTGACCTTGAGCAATCGTCGGGGTGGCGGGTTGGAGGCCCGGGTCTCGCTGCCGCTTGACTGAAAATGCCCCGATGTATCGATACGCTCTAAACAATCAGCGCCTTCCTCGGTAGGATGTCCGGCCTTTTCCGGACTCGCCCCTGCCCCGGGGGGGCGCTTTTCTATATCGCTCGACTCAATGCCATCGCTCGCGTTCACGACAGACAAGGATCGACGGAGCCCACTGAACACTAAGGAGTTCACCGATGATTCTTATCATTTATGCGCACCCCTACCCCGACAAATCGCGGGTCAACCAGTTGATGCTCAAGCGGGTGTCGAACAACCCGGACGTGGCCATACGTTCGCTCTACGAGCTTTACCCCAACTTCGACATCGACGTCGAGGCGGAACAGCGTGCAGTGGAGCAAGCGGATCTTGTGGTGCTCCAGCATCCGATGTACTGGTACAGCACCCCGCCCCTGCTGAAACTGTGGATCGATAAAGTCTTCACCCACGGCTGGGCCTACGGCAAAGGCACCGTCGCCCTCAAAGACAAGCGCCTGCTGTGGGCCGTCACCACCGGTGGCGATCAAGCGCATTTTGCGATCGGCGACTACCCAGGTTTTGCCGCGCTGGCCCAACCCCTCCACGCCACGGCCATTTACTGCGGCATGCGCTGGTTGGAGCCGGTGGTCGTGCATGGCGCCTATGCCGCCGACCCTGACGCCCAACACGCACAAATCGAACACTATGGCGCCCGCCTGGCCGCCTGGAAGGAAGATTGAAATGGAGACTCACAGCCTGATTGAAATGCTCATATACCTGGGCTCGGCGGCGTTGATCGTGCCGATTGCCGTCCGGTTGGGGCTGGGCCCGGTATTGGGCTACCTGCTGGCCGGCTGCGTCATCGGCCCGTGGGGGCTGAAGCTGATTACCGATGTAAAGGCCATCCTGGAGTTCGCTGAAATCGGTGTGGTCCTGATGCTGTTCATCATCGGCCTTGAGCTCGACCCCAAACGGCTCTGGGCCCTGCGCCGGATGGTGTTCGGTGGCGGTGCCCTGCAAATGCTCGCCTGTGGCACCGCCATTGGCTTGTTCTGCGCGGCCCTTGGCCTGAACTGGACGGCGGCGCTGCTGGTCGGCCTGACCCTGAGCCTTTCCTCCACCGCCATCGCCATGCAGGCGATGAGCGAACGCAACCTGACCGCCACCGCGGTCGGGCGCAGCAGCTTTGCCGTGCTGCTGTTCCAGGACATCGCGGCGATTCCGCTGGTGGCGATGATTCCGTTGTTGTCGGCCCACGGCGACACGCCTTCAGGCACAGCCCTGTTGCTATCGATTGGCAAAATCGTCGCCGCCATCGCCATCGTCGTGCTGTTGGGGCGCTACGTGACGCGGCCGCTGCTGCGCTTCGCGGCACGCTCAGGCTTGCGGGAGATTTTCAGTGCCGTTGCGCTTTTTCTGGTGTTCGGCTTCGGCTTTCTGTTGGAGGAAGCCGGTTTGTCGATGGCCATGGGCGCGTTCCTCGCCGGGGTGTTGCTGGCCAGTTCCGAATACCGCCATGCCCTGGAAAGCGACATCGAACCATTCAAAGGCCTGCTGCTGGGGCTGTTCTTCATCGGTGTCGGCATGTCGATCGATTTCGGCACCCTGATCAACGCACCGTTGAAAGTCGTCACCCTGACCCTGGGTTTCATCCTGATCAAACTGCTGGTGATCAAGGCCGCCGGCCGATTCCTCAACGTCCCCGCCGGGCAGCGCTCATGGCAGGCGGTGTTACTGGGCCAGGGCAGCGAATTCGCCTTCGTGGTGTTCGGCGCAGCGACAGTGGCCGGGATCTTGACCGACCCATGGGGCAAGAGCCTGACCCTGGCGGTGGCCCTGTCCATGTGCCTGACGCCGTTGTTGATCCTGTTGTTGGGTCGATTCGAGTCGCTCACCCAGAAAAACAAACGCGAATCCGACCTCGTCGACCAGCAGAATCCGCGAGTGATCATCGCCGGGTTCGGCCGTTTCGGGCAGATCGCCGGACGCCTCTTGATGTCCTGCGGTGTCGAGGTGGTGGTATTGGATCACGACCCTGACAACATCGAGACACTGCGCAAATTCGGCGTGAAAGTCTTTTATGGCGATGCCACGCGCCTCGATCTGTTGCACGCCGCCGGCGCGGCCCAAGCGGTGGTGTTGATCAACGCGATCGACGATCAGGAAGACAACCTGACGCTGACCCGGCTGGCCCAGGAGCACTTTCCAGCGTTGCAGCTGATCGTGCGCGCGCGGGACATGGGGCACCTCATCACCCTTCGGCGAATGGGCGTGGAGGCGGCCGAGCGGGAAACATTCGAGAGCGCACTGGCATTGGGTCGCAGTGCGCTGGAGCGCATGGGCGTCGGGCCTTATGAAGCGCGCGAGCGAGCGGATCAGTTCCGGCGACTGAACCTCAAGATGCTGGAGGAGATCGTTGCCCAGCCGGAAGATGACCTCAAGTTCCGACACGATGCCTACCGACGTGCCAATGCACTGCTCACGGACATGTTCAACGAAGACCGTGCCCATCCAGTCGACAACTGGACTGAACACCATCGCAACGAAACCGACAAGACGCCGGGTTGACCCGCGTCACACACGTCCAAACTTGCGCCGGTATTGCACCGGCGTCAGCCCGGTCAGCGCCTTGAACATGCGCTGCAAGTTGGAGCTGCTGCTGAAACCCAGCTCGGCGCCGATGCTGGCAAGGGGCAGCGCCGTCAACGTCAGGCGTTCGCTGACCTGGTTCAACTTGATGCGCCGGGCGTAGGCCGCGACGGGCTGACCCGTTTCACGGCTGACCTTGCGCGCCAAGGTACGCTCGGACACCGCCAGCTCGCTTGCCAGTGCCTGAACGGTGATCCGCTCGGCCGGCATCCGCTCGATCAACCCATGCAACTGCCGTAACCATCCGCTGGATTGCTCGATCAGCGCGCTGCCCTGGAACGCCCCATGGGCAATGGCCGGTCGCGGCAGCACCATGAGCCGGGTAATGTCGCGCAGGACGTCGCTGCTGACGTTGCGCTCGATGAGCTTCTCGGCGATGGGCAGGTACCCGTTCACCCCGGACGCGGTCGCCGTGCGTTCGTTGAAAACACAGTTCTGCTCGCTTTGCCAAAGGACTTTTCGATACTGCTGCATCGCTTGCGCCAGCCACCAGGTCACCGTCGCGCCCTGCCCATCCAAGCGACCGCTGGCGGCCAGCAGGCAGACACCGGTGCAATAGGACCAGAGCTGCAGCGACCGGGGACGCTTCGACAGTGCGCTCACGAGGGCCGCCTGGTCAGCCAGCAGTGCATTCACCTGCTCGGCCGATTCGGCCCAGAAACCAGGAACCAGGACGGCATCCAGCTTGGTGCTGCCCAAGGCCGCTTCCGCGTGCAAGGTCACGCCATGGGCACACACCACCGGCCCGGCTTGCAACGCGATGTAGCGTGCCTCGAACAACGTCAGCCCTCTTCTGCGGTTGGCGGCATGCAGCAGGTCAGCGAAGGCGAACAGGCCAGCGGGCATGCAGCCAGGAAACAGGAGCAGGCCGATTCGAAGTTTTTTGGTCATGGCTTGAAACGAATCAAAGATGTCAGATCCGGCCATTATGCACACGGGACCGGATCGGCACCATGAAGCGCTCACTCAACAGGAACGCCTCATGAACATCCAGCAGATCCGTAACGCCACGATCATTCTTGAATTCGGCCCGTATCGCGTGCTCGTCGACCCGATGCTGGCTGCCAAGGGCACGCTGCCGCCGCTGCGACTGTTCGGTGCCACGCAGCGCAACCCGTTGGTGGAGCTTCCGACCTCCACAGCGAAGGACCTTGAGACCGTCACCCATTGCCTGATCACTCATTGCCAGAAAGGCCATTTCGACCATCTGGACCGAGCGGCCAAGCGCTGGCTGAGGGAAAAGCAGATCCCGGTCATCTGCACACCCCACGACGCACCTTACCTCGCCAAGCGTGGCTTGAATGTCCAGCCGCTTGCCAAGGCGCATGACCAAGCCAACCCATTCCTGGGCGGCACCATCCGCTCCGTCCGCTGCACCCATGGGCTGGGCCTGGTGGGCAAGTTGATGGAGCACGGCGTCGGCTACCTGATCGAGCTGCCTGGGGAGCCAAGCGTCTACCTCACCGGCGACACCGTGCTCACCCCCACCGTGTGCGAATTCGTCTTGCGCCATCAGCCACAGGTCAGCGTGGTCCCGGCAGGCGGGGCACGGTTCGATGTGGGCGGCGACATCATCATGGGCATCGACGAGGCGCTGGAATTCACCCGTTTGTCCCACGGGACCGTGGTGGCCAATCACTTGGAAGCGATCAGCCACTGCCCGACGACCCGCAAGGCCCTTGCCGAAGCCGCCGCGTTGGCTGGTGTTGGAGGCCGATTGTTGATACCGGAAGATGGCCAGACGTTGGTTTTCCAGGCGGCCTAGACCAGTGCATCCAGCTCGGCGAGCAGCGGCGCAGGAATCGTCAGCTCACTCGCCGCGAGGTTTTCCCTCAGGTGCGCCAGGGACGATGTGCCGGGAATCAGCAGGATATTCGGCGCACGCTGCAGCAACCACGCCAGCGCCACGCACAGCGGTGACGCCTGCAGGCGCGCCGCCACGCTGGAAAGGGTTTCCGATTGCAGCGGTGTAAAGCCGCCCAGCGGGAAGAACGGCACGTAGGCGATGCCCTGCCGGCCCAGGTCAGCGATGAGTTGTTCGTCGTCGCGATGGGTCAGGTTGTAGTGATTCTGTACGCAGACCACCTTGGCGATACCCTGGGCCTGCCTGACTTGCGAGGCCGTGACGTTGCTCAACCCCAGATGGCGGATGAGGCCCTGGCGCTGCAGCTCGGCCAGTGTCGTGAACGACTCTTCGATGGAAGCCTCCGTGGGCGAATGCAGGTCTCCCCACACTCGCAAATTGACCACGTCCAGAACCTCCACGCCCAGGTTGCGCAGGTTGTCGTGGACCGCCCGGGTCAGCTCGGCGGGGCTGTGGGCCGGGTTCCAGGACGCATCGGCACCGCGGACGGCACCGACCTTGGTGACGATGATCAGGTCCTTGGCATAAGGGTGCAGCGCTTCGCGGATCAGTCGGTTGGTCACGTGAGGGCCGTAGAAGTCGGCCGTATCGATGTGGTTGACCCCCGACGCCAGGGCTTCGCGCAGCACCGCGATGGCTGCGGCCGGGTCTTTCGGTGGCCCGAACACATTGGCCCCCGCCAACTGCATCGCGCCATAGCCCATGCGGTTGACCTGCTGATCGCCGAGTAAAAAGGTGCCTGCCTTGCCTGCAATGCTCATGTCGTGCCCTCGGATCAATGTGTGTGGGCCGACTATAGGCGTTGACCACTCCATTGATAATCAGGTGCAATCGGCACGGGCTGTACGACGGAGAGAACAATGGCAACGGATATTCAAGACTTGCTGTCCTTCGTGGCCGTGGTCAATGCAGGGGGCTTTCGTGAAGGCGCACGGCTGAGTGGCAAGTCCGCCTCCAGCCTCAGCGATGCGGTGCGCCGGATGGAAAGCCGGCTGGGCGTGCGCCTGCTCAACCGTACCACCCGCAGCGTGGTGCCGACTGAAGCCGGTGCACGGTTGATGGAGCGCATCGTACCAGCCCTGGGCGAAGTCGAATCGGCGATGGATGTGGTCAACGATTTTCGCGATAGGCCTTCCGGTACCCTCAGGCTCAACGTGCCGGTCAGCGCGGCCAGGCTGGTGTTGCCGGCGATCATCACGCCGTTTTTGAAAAGCTATCCCGACATCCGCCTGGAGGTGATCGCTGAAGAGAGCTTCGTCGACATGCTCGCCGCCGGGTGTGATGCGGGTATTCGCTACGACGAGCGCCTGGAACAGGACATGATCGCCCTCCCCATCGGCCCACGGTTCCAGCGCTTTGCAACCGCCGCGTCCCCGGCGTATCTGGACGCCAGGGGGCGCCCCAAGCACCCTCGGGATCTGCTCCAGCACGCTTGCCTGCGGGGCAAATTCCCCAGTGGCGCGATGCCGCTCTGGGAATATGAACGTGACGGCGAAACCGTCAGCGTCGACCCGAGCGGCCCATTGATCGTCCGGATCGGCGGCGCGGTGGACCTGTCGGTACAAGCTGCGGTGGATGGATTGGGCATCGTCTACCTGTTCGAGGACTGGCTACGGCCCTACCTGGACAGCGGCGCCCTCGAGCCCGTACTTGAACCCTGGTGGCAGCGCTTTACCGGGCCGTTCCTCTACTACCCCGGCCGCCGCTACCTGCCCTCGCCGCTGCGGGCTTTTGTGGACTTTATCAATGCGAATCGGGATTCGAGTCTTCCCCATGCCCCTGTTTAGCCGATCTCCCGCTCGTCTGCTCGTTCCCAGGATTTTCGAACCAAGCCCACCGCCACGGCTCGGAGGTACATAACACCGCTCAAAGCCGTCGATGTCACGGCTTGAACAACGGGTACCAGAGGTTCTTGCGCTTGACCGCCGGGAGTTCTTCGTTATGTGTGAATGTCTGGTTCAGCACGTTTCTTCAAAAGACGCCCTGGCCTGTTTCGACCAGCGAGAACCCCACGGCAGCCATTTCGACGCAGGCCCGACAGGTGCAGGTTTGTGTGTCGTGACAAATCCCAAACCCCACGAGCGACAAAGCCTGATCAAGCCAAACATGCAGGTCAGTGCCATACGTCGTCGCGGCGGGCATCTGGAATGCATCAAGGTTCGCTGGGGCTGGTCGCCGATCTGGTCAGTGGGGACCATGCCGCCCATGACTCATCTGCCCCTGCACCTGGTGATGCGCTCCAAGGTCTTTGCCCAAATCAAACGGGAGGGACGCGTATTGGTGGCAGTAGACGGCTGGTACCTGGCGGCCGAGACCGCGACATCCCAACCCCAGAGCCTCACCTACACGACTTCCCGACAATCGTCCCCAATCTTCCTTGCCGCCTTGGCCCAGGCCAGTGAGACACCCAACGGCTGCGATGGACTGACCCTGGTGACCTATGGCGACATCGCCAGCAAGCAGCAACGCCTTTTGGCCTTCACCGGCGAGGACGCACTCCAATGGTTGAGCCCCGATCTGGATTGGGAGCAGGCCCAGCAGATCGCTGCGGGCGCGGCGGCGGCCGAACCGCAGCTCGAGCACGCGACGACAGCCCAACGCAGAGTCCAGGGCGGGCACTGAGATTCTGTCTTGCCGAGGGATCAAGCAAATCACGAAAGGTTCGACGATGGGCGGTAAACTGGCAAGCCGGTCGCTGTTGGCACGACCGCCCCCACAACCCTTTTCGAGCAAGAGACCTCCATGGCTAACCAAGACATCACGTTCACGCCTGATCCGGATGCGGACTCCATTTCTTCCGACGTCGCCGGTTTCGGCGGCCTGCTGGTTTCCACGCAAATTCCAACGCACGCCGACGGCAGCCTGGAACTGGGCGACATCACGCGGCAAAGCGAGTGCACGCTGCAGGCGCTCAAGGTAGCGTTGGAACGCGCCGGCAGTTCCATGGACCGTGTGTTGCACCTGACCATCTACCTCACCGACATGGCTGATCGCGCCGCCTTCAACGAGGTCTACAAACGCTTCTTCGCCAAGCCTTGGCCGGTGCGAGCCGCCGTGGGCGTGGCGGCGCTGGCGGTCGAGGGGATGCGCGTGGAAGTGACGGCGATGGCAGCCAAGGGCTGAAGCCGGCGAGGTTTCCCTGTGGCGAGTGAGGTTGCCCCTCGCCACAGGTGCTCGTAAGCCATCCAGTGCAAGACATGTCCCAAATGCACGAATTGCGGCAAAACAGTCATTTGCGCACCTAGCCCGCGTCTCGCCGCCTGTTTACAGTGCGCCGCTTTCCATTCTGGTGGCGTGTCCATGAATCTCTGGTTCCGACTGTTATTGATGCTGTTCCGTCGTCCCTGGCGCAAGCCAACGGCGCCCTTGGATACGACTGTGGTACGCATGCGTGTGTGGCCGCTGGACCTGGACTTCAACCGTCACGTCACCAACGGTCGCTATTTCACCTTGGCTGACATTGGCCGCATGGATTACGTGCTGCGCAGCGGTGCCTACAAAGTGGCGCTGCGCAACCGAGCGATGCCGATCGTCGGAGATGTCTGGGGCAAGTTTCGGCGCGAGCTGAGGCTGTTCGAGGCATTCGAGGTGCATACCCGGATGCTCGGCTGGGATGACAAATGGATTCTCATGGAACACCGTTTCATGAGCCGGGGCCGCGTGGTAGGCGTGGTGGTCATGCGTGGCCTGTTCCGCTCGGCCGGGGGGCCCCTTTCTCCAAGTGAATTCATTCGCGAGCTGGGGCTGGCTGAACAGTCTCCGGCCATGGCGCCATGGCTCAGCGCTTGGTCGCAAAGCTGCGATGGCTTGAGCCTCGAACTTCGACAGGAAGAAGCTGAGCGCCTCGATACCCACTAGCCAGCATCCCCCGGCCCAAGCAGGGCGTAGCAACCCCTCCCCAATCCACGCCTATACTTCTCTGCCAATCCCCCCTGGGGCCTGCACTTCCAACAATAAAAAGCAGAGGTGGAACATGGTCTGGCAACAAGTCTACGATCCCTTCGGTAATGCGGTGCTGTCCACGCTTCTGGCGGCGGTCCCGGTGGTGGTAATGCTGGCGTCCCTGGCGTTCTTTCATATCAAGGCACACCTGGCGGCGTTGCTGGCCCTGGCCTCGGCCTTGCTGATCGCGATTTTCGCCTTCGGCATGCCCGCCGGCATGGCCGGATCGGCGGCGTTGTATGGGGCGGCCAACGGCTTGCTGCCCATAGGCTGGATTGTGCTCAACATCATTTTCCTGCACCGCCTGACCACCGAGAACGGCTCGTTCAAGGTGCTGCAGGACTCCCTGGCGCGCATTACCGACGACCGGCGCCTGCAATTGCTGCTGATCGCCTTCTGCTTTGGTGCGTTCTTCGAGGGCGCGGCCGGCTTCGGGACGCCGGTGGCGGTGACCGGGGCGATCCTGATCGGGCTGGGCTTTTCGCCCCTGGCCGCCTCAGGCCTGGCGCTGATCGCCAACACCGCGCCCGTGGCCTTCGGCGCCCTCGGCACGCCGATCATTACCCTGGCCAAGGTGACCGGGCTGGATGAAATGGAGTTGTCGATGATGGTCGGTCGGCAATTGCCGTTTTTTTCGGTGATCGTGCCGTTCTGGCTGATCTGGGCGTTTGCCGGGTGGCGCAAGATGCTGGAAATCTGGCCGGCGATCCTGGTGGCCGGCGTCAGCTTCGCCATCCCGCAGTTCCTGGTGTCCAACTACCACGGGCCGATGCTGGTGGATGTGATTGCCGCGCTGATCTCCATGGCCTGCCTCACCGGTTTTCTCAAGGTCTGGAAACCGGC
Coding sequences within:
- a CDS encoding thioesterase family protein gives rise to the protein MNLWFRLLLMLFRRPWRKPTAPLDTTVVRMRVWPLDLDFNRHVTNGRYFTLADIGRMDYVLRSGAYKVALRNRAMPIVGDVWGKFRRELRLFEAFEVHTRMLGWDDKWILMEHRFMSRGRVVGVVVMRGLFRSAGGPLSPSEFIRELGLAEQSPAMAPWLSAWSQSCDGLSLELRQEEAERLDTH
- the kefF gene encoding glutathione-regulated potassium-efflux system oxidoreductase KefF; protein product: MILIIYAHPYPDKSRVNQLMLKRVSNNPDVAIRSLYELYPNFDIDVEAEQRAVEQADLVVLQHPMYWYSTPPLLKLWIDKVFTHGWAYGKGTVALKDKRLLWAVTTGGDQAHFAIGDYPGFAALAQPLHATAIYCGMRWLEPVVVHGAYAADPDAQHAQIEHYGARLAAWKED
- the kefC gene encoding glutathione-regulated potassium-efflux system protein KefC, with amino-acid sequence METHSLIEMLIYLGSAALIVPIAVRLGLGPVLGYLLAGCVIGPWGLKLITDVKAILEFAEIGVVLMLFIIGLELDPKRLWALRRMVFGGGALQMLACGTAIGLFCAALGLNWTAALLVGLTLSLSSTAIAMQAMSERNLTATAVGRSSFAVLLFQDIAAIPLVAMIPLLSAHGDTPSGTALLLSIGKIVAAIAIVVLLGRYVTRPLLRFAARSGLREIFSAVALFLVFGFGFLLEEAGLSMAMGAFLAGVLLASSEYRHALESDIEPFKGLLLGLFFIGVGMSIDFGTLINAPLKVVTLTLGFILIKLLVIKAAGRFLNVPAGQRSWQAVLLGQGSEFAFVVFGAATVAGILTDPWGKSLTLAVALSMCLTPLLILLLGRFESLTQKNKRESDLVDQQNPRVIIAGFGRFGQIAGRLLMSCGVEVVVLDHDPDNIETLRKFGVKVFYGDATRLDLLHAAGAAQAVVLINAIDDQEDNLTLTRLAQEHFPALQLIVRARDMGHLITLRRMGVEAAERETFESALALGRSALERMGVGPYEARERADQFRRLNLKMLEEIVAQPEDDLKFRHDAYRRANALLTDMFNEDRAHPVDNWTEHHRNETDKTPG
- a CDS encoding helix-turn-helix domain-containing protein, translated to MTKKLRIGLLLFPGCMPAGLFAFADLLHAANRRRGLTLFEARYIALQAGPVVCAHGVTLHAEAALGSTKLDAVLVPGFWAESAEQVNALLADQAALVSALSKRPRSLQLWSYCTGVCLLAASGRLDGQGATVTWWLAQAMQQYRKVLWQSEQNCVFNERTATASGVNGYLPIAEKLIERNVSSDVLRDITRLMVLPRPAIAHGAFQGSALIEQSSGWLRQLHGLIERMPAERITVQALASELAVSERTLARKVSRETGQPVAAYARRIKLNQVSERLTLTALPLASIGAELGFSSSSNLQRMFKALTGLTPVQYRRKFGRV
- a CDS encoding SOS response-associated peptidase family protein, with translation MTNPKPHERQSLIKPNMQVSAIRRRGGHLECIKVRWGWSPIWSVGTMPPMTHLPLHLVMRSKVFAQIKREGRVLVAVDGWYLAAETATSQPQSLTYTTSRQSSPIFLAALAQASETPNGCDGLTLVTYGDIASKQQRLLAFTGEDALQWLSPDLDWEQAQQIAAGAAAAEPQLEHATTAQRRVQGGH
- a CDS encoding LysR family transcriptional regulator — its product is MATDIQDLLSFVAVVNAGGFREGARLSGKSASSLSDAVRRMESRLGVRLLNRTTRSVVPTEAGARLMERIVPALGEVESAMDVVNDFRDRPSGTLRLNVPVSAARLVLPAIITPFLKSYPDIRLEVIAEESFVDMLAAGCDAGIRYDERLEQDMIALPIGPRFQRFATAASPAYLDARGRPKHPRDLLQHACLRGKFPSGAMPLWEYERDGETVSVDPSGPLIVRIGGAVDLSVQAAVDGLGIVYLFEDWLRPYLDSGALEPVLEPWWQRFTGPFLYYPGRRYLPSPLRAFVDFINANRDSSLPHAPV
- a CDS encoding aldo/keto reductase family oxidoreductase codes for the protein MSIAGKAGTFLLGDQQVNRMGYGAMQLAGANVFGPPKDPAAAIAVLREALASGVNHIDTADFYGPHVTNRLIREALHPYAKDLIIVTKVGAVRGADASWNPAHSPAELTRAVHDNLRNLGVEVLDVVNLRVWGDLHSPTEASIEESFTTLAELQRQGLIRHLGLSNVTASQVRQAQGIAKVVCVQNHYNLTHRDDEQLIADLGRQGIAYVPFFPLGGFTPLQSETLSSVAARLQASPLCVALAWLLQRAPNILLIPGTSSLAHLRENLAASELTIPAPLLAELDALV
- a CDS encoding RidA family protein, giving the protein MANQDITFTPDPDADSISSDVAGFGGLLVSTQIPTHADGSLELGDITRQSECTLQALKVALERAGSSMDRVLHLTIYLTDMADRAAFNEVYKRFFAKPWPVRAAVGVAALAVEGMRVEVTAMAAKG
- a CDS encoding MBL fold metallo-hydrolase produces the protein MNIQQIRNATIILEFGPYRVLVDPMLAAKGTLPPLRLFGATQRNPLVELPTSTAKDLETVTHCLITHCQKGHFDHLDRAAKRWLREKQIPVICTPHDAPYLAKRGLNVQPLAKAHDQANPFLGGTIRSVRCTHGLGLVGKLMEHGVGYLIELPGEPSVYLTGDTVLTPTVCEFVLRHQPQVSVVPAGGARFDVGGDIIMGIDEALEFTRLSHGTVVANHLEAISHCPTTRKALAEAAALAGVGGRLLIPEDGQTLVFQAA
- a CDS encoding ATP-binding protein; protein product: MKYTRRPWDTLARWIALTTLVAMLTLLALNALFSQLADAWARPPLMETGLIEKIAAITRIIDSAAPEQRPTIARTASDPIFNTQWLQRHEDAKLPVIDDPEYSDGALRLRQQLGRPDARMEGYEPSDWPAGQPGARYAAMIELTDHSWVMFSLPARSWGLEEWERSLIMLALILVSTIIVALIATRHLAAPLQRFAEGARRFGVDHKAPPIPVVGPHEIRQAILAFNAMQAQLKHFIEDRTQMLAAISHDLRTPLTRMRLRGEFIEDAEQQSRLFRDVDEMQAMINSALEFFRDDARLEHATAFDLAELLHTIVDDLKDAGIEVGFEGAQRLVYVGRPIGIKRALVNLIDNAIKYGGEPTVRLEADANRVDIRILDQGPGIAAQYLEQVFTPFFRIEGSRNKHTGGVGLGLSAARATVLEHGGTLTLSNRRGGGLEARVSLPLD